In the genome of Oxyura jamaicensis isolate SHBP4307 breed ruddy duck unplaced genomic scaffold, BPBGC_Ojam_1.0 oxyUn_random_OJ68035, whole genome shotgun sequence, one region contains:
- the LOC118159156 gene encoding translation initiation factor IF-2-like, whose translation MGSDVNGGHVGPGAGIKAAAPLSAVLNGRSWHRDRDRDRAPGSDTGTGTGSRHRDRDRDPQPGTGTGSSHRDRAPAPATGNRAPGTGICHRAPAPAPGPGSAPGHRAPGPGSANGIGILNRDRDPPLRPGTGIDPRDPPPGTTGSRRPRPGKGAGSAPGP comes from the exons ATGGGCTCTGACGTCAATGGGGGTCACGTGGGACCGGGCGCGGGTATAAAGGCGGCGGCGCCGCTGTCCGCGGTCCTGAACGGGAGGAGCTggcaccgggaccgggaccgggaccgggcaCCGGGATCCGACACCGGGACCGGCACCGGCAGCAggcaccgggaccgggaccgggatcCGCAACCGGGCACCGGGACCGGGAGCAGCCACCGGGACCGGGCACCGGCACCCGCTACTGGGAACCGGG caccgggcaccgggaTCTGCCAccgggcaccggcaccggcaccgggaccTGGATCCGCCcccgggcaccgggcaccgggaCCAGGATCCGCCAACGGCATCGGGATCCTCAACCGGGACCGGGATCCGCCCCTGAGACCGGGCACCGGGATCGACCCCCGGGACCCACCCCCGGGCACCACCGGGAGCCGCCGTCCCCGGCCCGGGAAGGGAGCGGGGAGCGCCCCGGGACCGTag